The sequence below is a genomic window from Streptomyces sudanensis.
CGCGGCGTTTCCCGAAAACGCCGTCCACATGCCGGACAGGGGGCCTGGACTCCCCGCTCCTGATTCGTATCCTCACAGGGCGCGGGCAGGGAGCCCGCCGCGTGCGGGCCGGGTCCGCGCGCCGGAGGGTGGTGGCATGTTGAGGACGACGTCCTACCCTTCCGCGCCGAGGGTCGGCCGCGCCCATCTCATCGACCGGCTCGACCACACGCTCCACACCCGCGGCCGCGCCGTGCTCACCGGACCGCCCGGCATCGGCAAGACCGAGGTCGCCCGGGCCGCCGCCGCCGAGGCGGCCGCCCGCGGGGAGACGGTCCTGTGGCTCGCCCCGCAGCCCGCCGACCGCGACACGCCGGGCGCCGCCGCGGCCGCCCTCGTCGCCTCCGTGGCGCCGTCCGTCCTCGACGGGCTGCCCGGTCCGCAGCGCGCCGCCGTCGCCGTGCTGTGCCGCGAGGCCGCCGAGCCGGAAGCCGGCCCGGACCCCATCGCGCTGCGCCTCGGCCTCGCCCGAATACTGCGCACCCTCACCGAGAAAAGCCCCGCCCTCCTCGTCGTCGACGACACCCGCCACATCGACCCCGACAGCGCCGACCTGCTGCGCTTCGCCCTCCAACTCGCCCCGCCGGGGCTGCGCGTCCTCGCCGTCGAGACACCCGCCCCCACGGCCCCGACGNNNNNNGGACAGCCCCGGCACCGGCCCGTGGCCGGGGCCGCCNGCCGCNGGCCCGGACGCCGGCGGCCCGCCCGCCGCCCTGTGGGTCCCCTCCGAGGCCGACGTACTGCTCGTCCCGCCGCTCCAGGCCGACGAGATCGCCGAACTCCTCGCCCACCACCGGCTCGCCTCGCGCATGGCCGGCCGCATCCACCAGGCGAGCGGCGGCAACCCCCGCCTGGCCCTGGCCGTCGGGCGCTCCCTGGCCGACGCCCGCACCCCCGTGCACCACGCCGAGGCGCTGCCGCTGTCCGGCCGCG
It includes:
- a CDS encoding ATP-binding protein; its protein translation is MLRTTSYPSAPRVGRAHLIDRLDHTLHTRGRAVLTGPPGIGKTEVARAAAAEAAARGETVLWLAPQPADRDTPGAAAAALVASVAPSVLDGLPGPQRAAVAVLCREAAEPEAGPDPIALRLGLARILRTLTEKSPALLVVDDTRHIDPDSADLLRFALQLAPPGLRVLAVETPAPTAPT